Part of the Tetragenococcus koreensis genome, TCTGCCAGCTACGATGGTGTTCATCAAGCAGTAGAAGATGTGACATTTACAGTTGATAAACCGGCGATTGTTGGTATTATCGGACCTAATGGTGCTGGAAAATCAACTTTTATTAAGTCCGCTTTGCATTTGATTGACGGAGGCGGATCAACTACAGTAGATGGAAAACCATTACAAAAAAGGAAAAAAGAAGTCGCTTATGTGGAACAAAAAAGCGATATCGATTATACATTTCCTATTACTGTTGGGGAATGTGTTTCATTGGGGCTATACCCAGAAAAGCAATTTTTTCAACGGATAACAAAAGAAGATTGGCAAAAAGTGGATCATGCGTTAGCTTTAGTTAAAATGGAAGAATTTAAGGATCGTCAAATTGGCGAATTATCGGGCGGTCAATTCCAACGGATCTTAATTGCTCGTACATTTGTTCAAGATGCGACTTTCATTTTCTTAGATGAACCTTTTGTGGGAATTGACGCGACTAGCGAACAAATTATCATGGAATTATTGAGCGGTTTTAAAAAAGAAGGTAAAGCGATATTCATCGTTCACCATGATTTGAGTAAAGTAGAAAGATACTTTGATGAACTCGTCATTTTAAATAAAAAATTGATTGCCAAAGGGCCGACGGATGAAACCTTTACGAAAGCGAACTTACAAGAGGCTTTTGGTGACACTATTTTCGTTGGAGGAGGTCAGGTAAATGATTAGTGATTTTATTGAAGGATTAATGGATTATCATTTCTTGCAAAATGCTTTAGTGACCTCAGTTGCCATTGGTATAGTCGCAGGTGTGGTTGGTTGTTTTATTATTTTAAGAGGGATGTCTTTAATGGGCGATGCCATTTCTCACGCGGTTTTACCGGGTGTGGCGTTATCTTTTATTTTAGGGATTCATTACTTTGCAGGTGCTGTTGTATTTGGGGTTCTAGCTTCGATCCTGATTACCTATATTTCGCAAAATAGTACGATCAAAAGTGATACAGCCATTGGGATCACATTTAGTTCATTCCTGGCTTTAGGGGTTATTTTGATTGGTGTAGCAAACAGCTCGACGGATTTATTTCATATTTTATTTGGGAACGTTCTAGCTGTACAAGATGTAGATAAATGGCTAACCATTGGTATTGCTCTATTTGTAATTGCTGCAATTATTATTTTTTACCGCCCGCTTTTAATCACTTCGTTTGATCCTAATATGGCCAAAGCTTTTGGTATGCGGGTGCAAGTGTATCATTACTTACTGATGATTTTATTAACCTTAGTTTCGGTTACGGCGATGCAAAGTGTCGGAACAATCTTAATTGTTGCACTTTTGGTAACGCCAGCAGCAACCGCTTATCTTTATACTAAACGGTTAAAAACCATGATTGTGTTATCAGCCATTTTAGGTGGCATTTCTTCAGTACTGGGGCTTTTTATTGGCTATAGCTTTAATATTGCAGCTGGTTCTAGTATCGTATTAACAGCAGCCTTTATGTTTGTCATTGGATTTTTCTTATCGCCTAAACAACGAATTCAACACGGCAAAAGAAGTTATTTCATTGTGGCGCTGGTAGTGGCATTATTTGCTGGAGGTATTGGTTTTTATGCCCACCAACAATCTAGTGGAGAAGACAGCGACAAGTTAGATGTGGTAGTAACAAACTCCATTATAAATGATATGACAAAAGAAATCGCAGGAGATCGTATCGACTTACACAGCATTGTTCCTGTCGGAAGAGATCCTCATGATTACGAACCACTACCTGAAGATGTCGAAGAATCAACAGAGGCTGATTTAATTTTCTATAACGGCTTGAACTTAGAAACAGGCGGTAACGCTTGGTTTACTAATTTAATGGATAATGCAGACAAAGAAGATAATGAAGATTACTTTGCAGTAAGTCAGGGCGTTGAGCCGCTTTACCTAGAAGAAGGGGAAGACCAAGATCAACAAGATCCCCATGCTTGGATGAGCCTGGAAAACGGAATGACTTATGCTAAAAATATCGAAAAACATCTTAGTGAAAAAGATCCACAAAATGCGGATTATTATGAAGAAAACTTAGATAGTTATCTAGATGAACTAGAAGAGTTGGATCAAGAAGCTAAAGATAAATTCAGTGATATTCCTGAAGATGAAAAACTACTTGTAACAAGCGAAGGTGCTTTTAAATATTTCTCCCAAGCGTATGATGTACCTGCTTCTTATATTTGGGAAATCAATACCGAAGAAGAAGGTACGCCTGAACAAACAAAAAGAGTGGTCGACCAACTTGAAGATACGAATGTAAAATCTTTGTTTGTTGAAACGAGTGTCAATCCTAGTCCAATGCAAAGTGTTTCTCAAGATTCTGGTATTCCGATTTATTCTGAGATATTTACAGACTCAGTAGCTGAACCTGGAGAAGAGGGAGATAGTTATTATGCGATGATGAAATGGAACATCGATAAAATTCATGAAGGTTTAACGCAAGAATAGAAAAATTCCATGAGATCAATTCTATTGATTTCATGGAATTTATTTTTTTTGTTTTGCTTCCGCTGGGCTTTTGGCTAAATGATAATAAATAATTTCTGGAGGCACGCCAAAACGCACCGGTAGCATAGATGTTCCGATCCCATTACTAATCGAAAGCAAAGTTTTTTTAGCTAAGAGATATAACCCATGGGTGTAAGTTAATGAACCTTTGATTTTATAAAAAAGGAAAGGCAGACGAATTTGTCCGCCATGACTGTGTCCGGCTAGAATTAAATCAAAATCTTTAATATTTTCAGTATCTAATACGGCATCAGGTTCATGCACTAAAAGCAGATGCCATTCGGCTAAGGTACGCTCAAAACGAAACTGCGGCTCACCGTTTAAGCAATCATCCATTCCAGCAATGTTAATTGAAACGTCATCATTTGAACCAAAGATTTCTTCGTTTTCCAAAACGGTAAAACCACCTTGGCTTAATACTTCTTTGACAAAATAATAACCTTCCCCGCGATAATCATGGTTACCTAAGATCGCAATTTTTCCCATAGGCGCAGTCATTTTGTTCAATTTCTCAATTAGCCGCTGAGTTTCTTTAGTGGGCCATTTTTCATAATTATCAATTAAATCGCCTGTAAAAACAATTAAATCAGGAGCAACATCCATAATAGAACGAATGACACGATTGATTCGTTGAGGTTTAAAGCTGCGAGAGAAGTGAAAATCGCTTAAGTGACAAATAATGATGTTAGAATCTTGTTCGTAAAGGTCGAAGGCATTGGAAATGTCCAATACTTTTTTTTTATTTTTTTTAATAAAATAATGTTTTTCTTTTAAACGGCGCGGTTCAACGAAGACCATGTAAAAGATCAGACAAAAAATAAGGAATAAAATTCCTAAAATAATGTACATTTAATCGGTCTCCTTTGCCATTTTTTTAACACAACTATACATACTATATAGAATAGTGGAATTATCGGAAAAATGCAATCGAACAAAAAGTTTTTCTTTCATTTATATTCGAATCAATTTCATAATTCATTGCCTTGTTAAATCCTTGATATGACAATACGTTCAAAAAACACAAAAAAGGAACCTCCCCATATGGTACACTTAGGTTGTCCTAGACAGACAAGTACGCCAGGAGGGATTCCTTATGTCTATTATACAACAACCAACTTTATTTGACATCGATTATTTAGAAAAATTGGATATTCAGGAGAAGTATAAAGAAATTTTCTCCCCAATCGATTGGACAAAAGTGTTAGATTTATTTCAAAAAGATACGAAAGTCGGACCGTCTATTACCGTCAATTATGAAGCGGTGCTCCGTTCCTTAATGGCACGGATTGATCAGAAAATTCCTACACAAAAAGCCTTGATTCAACGTTTGAAAAGTGATTTACGTTTGAAACTAAGCGTCGGTTTTCTTTATTCTGAACCCATTCCTTCAGAAGCCACCTATTCGCGAGTGATGGCGATTTTGGCAAACCATCTTTCTGTTTTGGAAAGGATAAACCAGCAATTACTCCAACTCATTCATGAAGAGTTGGACATTTTTACAGAGAATGTGGCGATTGATGTGACTTCGATCGAAGCACGGACAAAGCCTGTAAAAACAGATAATCCAAAGCTCCCATCGACTGAAGCACAACGAAGCATGACCACAGAAGCCATTCTTGAGACCCTACCTTCTTATGCTTCATGGGGCGTGAAGAAAAATAGTCAAGGCAAGAATTATTTTTGGTTTGGCTATAAAGGGACACTCGCTGTTTCTACGAAAAGCCAATATATTTTAAACATGCATATCGCTTCTGCTTTTGCTTCAGATGTTACTTTAGCGATTCCCACCATTCGCAAGGTGGCAGAAGCGTTAAGAATGGAAAAAGAGGCCCCTTATCTCTCTTTAGATAAAGGCTATGACGCCAAAGAAATCTATCAGGAATGTCACGCCTTAGATATCGAACCCATCATTCCATTAAAACGAATAGCGAAAAACGATGGCGAAGTAGACGCTCACTACGCACCGACCTGTCTGCTTGAATATGGTTATAAATATGACAGTTATGATAAAAGATATGGGGCGTTGAAATATGCTCGACCCGAAAAATATTGTAGAGATTGTCCACTACAGCACGAAGGACTTTGCCAAAAAGTCATCAAAGTCAAACAAATGAATGACCCAAGAAAGTATAATCATCCAGCTCGAGGAACGCGTGCCTGGCAACGGAAATACAATGAGCGAAGCAGTGTCGAACGCGTTAATGGTTATTTAAAAGAAAATTACCAGCTAGACAATACCCGTTTTTATCAACCCAGTCATGCGATTGCTTTTTATCACTTGATCCAGCTCACTTATAATGCACGAAACTTTGCCAATCAACGTGTCGCTAAGACAACGAAGAAAAAGAAATAGTCATAGAATTTCGAAAAAATCACACAATTCGAAATTGGATGAGTGTTTGCTTTTTTGGAAAAGTGAATTATGAAATTGGTTCATTCAGAATGTTAGCCAAAAACTCTTTGTTCTAAAAATAATGAAAATATGCTAGGATATATAAGGAGTTGAAACAGTTTCCTTTATTTAAAAGAAACGGTTTGGATGAATAAAGAAAATGGAATCTTTTTATCAAAACTCATATTACGAATAATAAAATGCAAAATTATTATCCGAAATTTGAATGTCGGATAATAAAGCCCACGACTTTTATTCGAAAATACAAATAAAACAGTAAAAGTGAACCAAAATAGTTAATAACGGAGAAAGAATCAAGTAAGCCTTATCCAAGTATTAAATCACGGATAATAAAGCAGTGAACGATTATCCGAAAAACAAATCACGGATAATGAATCAACAAGCTTTTGTCCGAGAAACAAGGAGGAAAATTTTGTGATTTTTGATACACATACGCATTTAAACGCCGAAGAATTTTCCGGCATCGAAGCAGAAACCATCGAACATGCCAAAGAATTAGGAGTTAGTGAAATGGCAGTGGTTGGATTTGATTATCCGACCATCGAGAAAACCCAAAAGTTAAGCCAAGAGTATGAAAATATTTATAGCATCGTCGGCTGGCATCCCACCGAAGCCGGAAGCTATACAAAAGAAGTCGAAAATTATCTACAGGAAGAATTAACCAAGTCTAAAGTTGTTGCCTTAGGAGAAATTGGTTTGGACTATCATTGGATGGACGATCCCAAAGATGTGCAAGAAAAGGTATTTCGCCGGCAAATCGCTATGGCACGCGAAATGCAGCTGCCATTTAGTGTACACAATCGAGATGCGATGGAAGACACTTACCGGATTTTAAAAGATGAAAAGATCCACGACATCGGCGGCATTATGCATAGTTTCAATGGCGATTATGAATGGGCGCAACGATTTTTAGATTTAGGTATGCACTTGTCTTATAGCGGCGTCGTTACTTTCAAAAAGACACTTGATGTACAAGAAGCGGCTAAAAAAATGCCATTTGATCGGATGCTAGTAGAAACGGATGCGCCTTATTTAGCACCTGTTCCTTATCGTGGCAAGCAAAACGAGCCCGGCTATACGCGTTATGTCGTGGAAAAAATTGCAGAATTAAAAGACCTCAGTGTTGAAGAAGTGGCTGCACAGACCACTACGAATGCGCATCGACTGTTTGGTATTAACCAATGAATGGAGGAAAAATAGAAGAAGTCATTGTCGTTGAAGGTAAAGATGATACGAGACGGCTCCAGGAGGTATTCCCGGTTGATACAATTGAAACGATTGGTTCTGCGATTAACGAAGAAATCATTGAGCGTATTATCCATGCGCAAGAAACTCGCGGCGTGATCGTTTTTACTGATCCTGATTACTCGGGTGAAAAAATTCGTAAAATCATCATGAATGAAGTGCCCGACGCTAAGCATGCTTTTTTACCGCGTGATAAAGCACGAGGCAAAAGAAAATATGCTAGTTTAGGAGTGGAGCATGCTAGTGATGAAGCGATTTTAGCAGCACTAGAGCACGTGGTAACACCAACGAAAGAACAAGATGTACCCAAAATCCCACGACAATCTTTACTCAATTACGGTCTACTAGGTGGAAAGCAAGCGAAAAGACGTCGTGAATTATTGGGAGATGAACTGCGAATTGGCTATACCAACGGCAAACAACTTGAAAAGCGTTTAGCGATGTTTCGCATTACTGAAGAAGAACTAGAAAAAGCCATGAAAATCGTGGAGGAAAATTTGTGAAAGATAAAAGAGAAATTGCGGTACCCTCAAAAACCAAAGAAATTTTAGCTAAACACGGACTTACCTTGAAAAAAAGTTTGGGGCAAAATTTCTTAACCGAGCCCAATATTTTGCATAAAATCGTACAGACGGCAGATGTCACGAAAGAAACGAACATCATCGAAGTAGGTCCTGGGATTGGTGCTTTGACTGAACACTTAGCGCAAAATGCGGCGCAAGTATTGGCCTTTGAAATTGATGAGCGGCTGATTACCGTTTTAGCTGATACCTTACAAGAGTTTACGAATGTAACGATCCGCCATCAAGATGTCTTACAAACGGATTTAGTAAAAGTAACGGATGAAGCTTTTTTTGAAAATTTGCCGATTAAAGTCGTCGCTAATTTACCTTATTATATTACTACACCTATTATGATGCATTTTTTGGAATCGACACTTCCAGTAGCTGAAATGATTGTGATGATCCAAAAAGAAGTCGCAGAACGCATCAACGCTAAACCTGGGACTAAAGCTTACGGTTCTTTATCCATTGCGGTGCAGTATTATATGGAAACAGAAATTTCATTCATTGTTCCTAAAACCGTTTTTGTACCACAACCTAAGGTGGATTCAGCAATCTTGAAGCTGACGCGCCGCAGACAACCAAAAGTTCAGGTAAGCAATGAAAAAGCCTTTTTTAGATTAACCAAAGCCGCTTTTCAATTGCGCCGTAAAACTTTATGGAACAACTTGCAGCATACTTATGGGAAAGATCCTGCAACGAAAGCCTGGTTGCAAGAAAGTTTGGAACAAGCTGAAATCGATCCTTCTCGCCGTGGCGAAACCTTGTCACTAGAAGAATTTGCTTGTTTAAGTAATAAAATGGAAGAAAACGCAGTGGATACGCAATAAAAACACGATCTGTCTTGACAGGTCGTGTTTTTGTCGGTAAACTTAAGCTCAATCTAAGGTGTCAAGACACCCTGTGAGGAGACCGAAAATGAAAAAGAATTCTATCCACCAACTAACGCTTTCAGCTTTATTAATTGCATTAGGTGTACTAATTCCGCTTGTTATGCCGCGCATTGTTATTGGTCCGGCATCATTTACGTTAGCGAGTCATGTACCGTTATTTGTGGCCATGTTTTTTTCACCTCGTATGGCAATCACCGTTGCTTTAGGAACGGCATTTGGCTTTTTACTAACTGCACCTTTCATTATTGCATTACGAGCACTTTCCCATCTAGTTTTTGCTGTTTTAGGAGCTTATTATTTACAAAAACGACCACAAATTGTGAATCAGCCCAAAAAATTTCAATTGTATAATCTCGTCATTGCGATTATTCATGCGGCAGTTGAAGTGTTAGTCGTTGCCGGCTTTTTCCTTTTAGGCGGCAGTCCGCAAGTAAGCTATGATCATTCGATGTTTACGTTATTATTTGGTTTTATAGGAGTGGGCGGTGTTATCCATAGTTTGATCGATTATAATATCGCCTTTTTTGTTGTTAAAACGCTCAGTAAAGCCTATGCTGTGCCTGTATTTAAGAAGGCAAAAGAAGGTTAAAAAACCATATTCGAAAAGCAAAAAGGATATTGCAGTTCTGTTATTTTCTATATGACAGTTCTGCTTTTTTTGATAAGTATAATTTATCAATCTTCATTAAAAAAATTATTTGTATTCTACGGAGAAATCGCTTATTATTATAGTGAAAAACATCACAAAATAAAAAGAGGTTTCATATGCAGAAAAAAAGCTATCATTTATTAGTTGCTAGTCTTTATTTTAATTATATCTTTCAAGGGATGGCTGCGATCATTCTTTCACAAAATATGAATGAACTAAAGGTCTTTTGGCAAGCCACCACCAGCCAGGTTACTTTGGTGATGAGCGCGATTGGTTTAGGTAGAGTATTAGTCTTGTACTTTTCTGGCTATTTTTCAGATCACTTTGGGCGCAAGAAAACCGTCATTATTGCTATTGTATCCTATGCTATTTTCTTTTTGGGCTTATTACTGAGTCGTAATTACCTTGGGGCAGCTTTTTTTGCCCTTTTTGGTGGCGTCAGCAACGCCTTTTTAGATACGAGTACATATCCGACGTTAATGGAAGCTTATCCTAACCAAAGAGTGAATAGTTCATTAAGCGTTTTGAACAAAGCATTTATCTCAACAGGACAGTTTATTTTACCGTTTCTGACCCGTTTTCTTATCCAAAGAGGGCTATTTTTCGGCTGGACGTTTATTTTATGTGCCATC contains:
- a CDS encoding TatD family hydrolase, with translation MIFDTHTHLNAEEFSGIEAETIEHAKELGVSEMAVVGFDYPTIEKTQKLSQEYENIYSIVGWHPTEAGSYTKEVENYLQEELTKSKVVALGEIGLDYHWMDDPKDVQEKVFRRQIAMAREMQLPFSVHNRDAMEDTYRILKDEKIHDIGGIMHSFNGDYEWAQRFLDLGMHLSYSGVVTFKKTLDVQEAAKKMPFDRMLVETDAPYLAPVPYRGKQNEPGYTRYVVEKIAELKDLSVEEVAAQTTTNAHRLFGINQ
- a CDS encoding transposase, with translation MSIIQQPTLFDIDYLEKLDIQEKYKEIFSPIDWTKVLDLFQKDTKVGPSITVNYEAVLRSLMARIDQKIPTQKALIQRLKSDLRLKLSVGFLYSEPIPSEATYSRVMAILANHLSVLERINQQLLQLIHEELDIFTENVAIDVTSIEARTKPVKTDNPKLPSTEAQRSMTTEAILETLPSYASWGVKKNSQGKNYFWFGYKGTLAVSTKSQYILNMHIASAFASDVTLAIPTIRKVAEALRMEKEAPYLSLDKGYDAKEIYQECHALDIEPIIPLKRIAKNDGEVDAHYAPTCLLEYGYKYDSYDKRYGALKYARPEKYCRDCPLQHEGLCQKVIKVKQMNDPRKYNHPARGTRAWQRKYNERSSVERVNGYLKENYQLDNTRFYQPSHAIAFYHLIQLTYNARNFANQRVAKTTKKKK
- a CDS encoding metallophosphoesterase, whose amino-acid sequence is MYIILGILFLIFCLIFYMVFVEPRRLKEKHYFIKKNKKKVLDISNAFDLYEQDSNIIICHLSDFHFSRSFKPQRINRVIRSIMDVAPDLIVFTGDLIDNYEKWPTKETQRLIEKLNKMTAPMGKIAILGNHDYRGEGYYFVKEVLSQGGFTVLENEEIFGSNDDVSINIAGMDDCLNGEPQFRFERTLAEWHLLLVHEPDAVLDTENIKDFDLILAGHSHGGQIRLPFLFYKIKGSLTYTHGLYLLAKKTLLSISNGIGTSMLPVRFGVPPEIIYYHLAKSPAEAKQKK
- a CDS encoding metal ABC transporter permease subunit — translated: MISDFIEGLMDYHFLQNALVTSVAIGIVAGVVGCFIILRGMSLMGDAISHAVLPGVALSFILGIHYFAGAVVFGVLASILITYISQNSTIKSDTAIGITFSSFLALGVILIGVANSSTDLFHILFGNVLAVQDVDKWLTIGIALFVIAAIIIFYRPLLITSFDPNMAKAFGMRVQVYHYLLMILLTLVSVTAMQSVGTILIVALLVTPAATAYLYTKRLKTMIVLSAILGGISSVLGLFIGYSFNIAAGSSIVLTAAFMFVIGFFLSPKQRIQHGKRSYFIVALVVALFAGGIGFYAHQQSSGEDSDKLDVVVTNSIINDMTKEIAGDRIDLHSIVPVGRDPHDYEPLPEDVEESTEADLIFYNGLNLETGGNAWFTNLMDNADKEDNEDYFAVSQGVEPLYLEEGEDQDQQDPHAWMSLENGMTYAKNIEKHLSEKDPQNADYYEENLDSYLDELEELDQEAKDKFSDIPEDEKLLVTSEGAFKYFSQAYDVPASYIWEINTEEEGTPEQTKRVVDQLEDTNVKSLFVETSVNPSPMQSVSQDSGIPIYSEIFTDSVAEPGEEGDSYYAMMKWNIDKIHEGLTQE
- the rsmA gene encoding 16S rRNA (adenine(1518)-N(6)/adenine(1519)-N(6))-dimethyltransferase RsmA, whose protein sequence is MKDKREIAVPSKTKEILAKHGLTLKKSLGQNFLTEPNILHKIVQTADVTKETNIIEVGPGIGALTEHLAQNAAQVLAFEIDERLITVLADTLQEFTNVTIRHQDVLQTDLVKVTDEAFFENLPIKVVANLPYYITTPIMMHFLESTLPVAEMIVMIQKEVAERINAKPGTKAYGSLSIAVQYYMETEISFIVPKTVFVPQPKVDSAILKLTRRRQPKVQVSNEKAFFRLTKAAFQLRRKTLWNNLQHTYGKDPATKAWLQESLEQAEIDPSRRGETLSLEEFACLSNKMEENAVDTQ
- a CDS encoding metal ABC transporter ATP-binding protein codes for the protein MIAFDNISASYDGVHQAVEDVTFTVDKPAIVGIIGPNGAGKSTFIKSALHLIDGGGSTTVDGKPLQKRKKEVAYVEQKSDIDYTFPITVGECVSLGLYPEKQFFQRITKEDWQKVDHALALVKMEEFKDRQIGELSGGQFQRILIARTFVQDATFIFLDEPFVGIDATSEQIIMELLSGFKKEGKAIFIVHHDLSKVERYFDELVILNKKLIAKGPTDETFTKANLQEAFGDTIFVGGGQVND
- the rnmV gene encoding ribonuclease M5, with protein sequence MNGGKIEEVIVVEGKDDTRRLQEVFPVDTIETIGSAINEEIIERIIHAQETRGVIVFTDPDYSGEKIRKIIMNEVPDAKHAFLPRDKARGKRKYASLGVEHASDEAILAALEHVVTPTKEQDVPKIPRQSLLNYGLLGGKQAKRRRELLGDELRIGYTNGKQLEKRLAMFRITEEELEKAMKIVEENL